One Vespa crabro chromosome 4, iyVesCrab1.2, whole genome shotgun sequence DNA segment encodes these proteins:
- the LOC124423972 gene encoding protein spire isoform X2 encodes MTTMEVNSISGEESSEASDEEAKSEIGMSEKSNKTSLCKLDEKGRLNLQNILSSFNGPVGEEQAWALCYQAAKTLSSLPKNKCYKLSKLSQIFLHKDGNVFIDTKCSVVSEQKAVYYLGTIVFKALDFGSKKGEERTLPPALEKLVTLMTNSDQDSKTETDTERLQETDDEGIERDSGEMDIDEFVMEETDSSYEGNSSTCSLKHVLNLCTIHMETTTEVAEMHYRAVIRAYVAEALELSQFLKKVATNRLHESEKTSLTVDNAKHGSTSLHELDTLGFNDWARFWVQVISELRKGVKLKKVEANLQSRGQGQRRGAEFELTPYEILMDDIRERRYRLKKTPSPTPYSKKDVHAIILEFIRSRPPLKKASERQLPPLRKECTLRELLMESIKKPPKPLRSSRDRWQVPTVEERARSNEQSSDSNNVKENGSPTIPKPARRDSDGLNTRRTRKVIPVDFDLKLDAEDEDDEDYNDELNVARFEEEDEAYDYPFENRDIPNDNKDHDYERDDDDADSANPWKKTGGLRLTRNEYHRFCDTQLESYDLATQCPSRRASARKHAARRNIALTSFTGTTSLPHSRPQSRQHASVTGSTLSQGTSPYISLSPSPNLSPQPRARQPRRSNTVVEGKDNIEDRNVDWQEDNTQKPTLGDMFFDERLSLTLEEIVHIRSVLTKAELESLPVEGQVKEDVEKRRVCFLCLKTRFGLLGPWGQRCRLCERTVCVKCYSKMRIPTEHFAHVPVVLLSPGLLLSPSSSEPDTSGKNSWLRGTGAVGSAPASPASRRKDSALRSITPSSTPATTPLSAVTPTSIPSSNSRRDIDTCATEKRNYKGSGSPATTTATKAFSTFASPSSEQRLAAERLRGVAMVVCHDCRIMVIQIIKSSRTTRATIRNNVISRLTLSLSPAYV; translated from the exons ATGACAACCATGGAGGTAAATTCAATATCTGGTGAGGAAAGTAGTGAGGCTTCAGATGAAGAAGCAAAATCAGAAATTGGAATGTCTGAAAAATCAAACAAAACATCTTTATGCAAACTTGATGAAAAAGGCAGATTAAATCTTCAAAATATATTGTCATCTTTCAATGGTCCTGTCGGCGAAGAACAAGCATGGGCATTATGTTATCAAGCTGCTAAAACCTTATCTTCTCTtccaaaaaataaatgttataagcTGTCAAAATTATCACAAATATTTCTTCATAAAGATGGCAATGTTTTTATAG ATACAAAATGTTCAGTTGTCTCTGAACAAAAA gCAGTTTATTATCTGGGTACTATAGTTTTTAAAGCTCTTGATTTTGGCtctaaaaaaggagaagagagaacttTACCTCCTGCTTTGGAAAAGCTTGTTACACTAATGACAAATTCAGATCAAG ATTCTAAAACTGAGACAGATACAGAACGTTTACAAGAAACAGATGATGAAGGTATTGAGAGAGATTCTGGAGAAATGGATATAGACGAATTCGTTATGGAAGAAACTGATTCCTCTTATGAAGGAAATTCATCTACGTGTTCTTTAAAACATGTTTTGAAT ttATGTACCATACATATGGAGACTACAACCGAAGTAGCAGAGATGCATTATCGTGCTGTTATACGGGCATATGTAGCAGAAGCATTGGAATTAtctcaatttttaaaaaaagttGCAACAAACAGGCTTCACGAGAGCGAAAAAACATCACTTACTGTAGATAATGCAAAACATGGATCAACATCGTTACACGAGTTAGATACATTAGGTTTCAATGACTGG GCAAGATTTTGGGTTCAAGTTATCAGCGAGTTAAGGAAAGgagttaaattgaaaaaagtagaagCCAATTTACAATCACGAGGACAGGGGCAGAGACGAGGTGCGGAGTTCGAATTAACACcttatgaaattttaatggATGATATACGGGAACGAAGGTATCGTCTGAAAAAGACACCATCGCCAACACCCTATTCAAAGAAGGACGTTCACGCTATTATCCTTGAATTTATTCGGAGTCGGCCGCCTTTGAAAAAG gcATCCGAGAGACAATTACCTCCCTTACGGAAGGAATGCACTCTTCGAGAATTGCTGATGGAGAGTATAAAAAAACCCCCGAAGCCTTTACGATCGTCACGAGACAGATGGCAAGTTCCTACGGTTGAAGAAAGGGCACGATCGAATG AACAGTCATCCGACAGTAATAATGTGAAAGAAAATGGGTCACCGACCATACCAAAGCCTGCTCGTAGAGATTCCGACGGTTTAAATACCAGACGGACTAGAAAAGTGATCCCCGTTGATTTCGATTTAAAG TTAGATGCGGAAGATGAAGACGATgaggattataatgatgaaCTGAACGTAGCAAGATTCGAGGAAGAAGACGAGGCCTATGATTACCCATTTGAAAATCGTGATATtccaaacgataataaggatcatGATTACGaaagagacgacgacgatgcgGATTCAGCGAATCCTTGGAAAAAAACTGGTGGTCTTCGACTTACAAGAAACGAGTATCATCGTTTCTGCGATACTCAACTGGAAT CATACGATCTTGCGACTCAATGCCCATCTAGAAGGGCTTCGGCAAGAAAACACGCAGCTAGGCGTAATATAGCTCTTACATCTTTTACTGGAACAACATCTCTTCCTCATTCAAGACCTCAAAGCCGGCAACACGCAAGCGTAACAGGATCTACTTTGAGCCAAGGCACTAGTCCATATATTAGTCTCAGTCCAAGTCCAAATCTTAGTCCTCAGCCTAGAGCGAGGCAGCCCCGGAGATCGAATACGGTTGTTGAAGGCAAAGATAATATCGAGGATCGGAACGTTGATTGGCAAGAAGATAATACTCag aaacCTACCTTAGGTGATATGTTTTTTGATGAAAGACTTTCATTAACGCTAGAAGAAATCGTACATATTCGTAGCGTATTGACTAAGGCCGAATTGGAATCATTGCCTGTCGAGGGTCAAGTGAAAGAAGACGTAGAGAAAAGACGTGTTTGTTTCTTGTGTCTGAAAACAAGATTTGGTTTATTAGGGCCATGGGGTCAGCGTTGTCGACTTTGCGAAAGAACAGTCTGCGTGAAATGTTACTCTAAA atGCGGATTCCAACCGAACATTTTGCTCATGTTCCGGTGGTATTATTGTCTCCTGGTTTATTGTTATCGCCGTCATCTTCTGAACCAGATACAAGTGGAAAAAATTCTTGGTTAAGAGGTACAGGAGCAGTTGGTTCAGCGCCAGCTTCACCAGCTTCTAGACGTAAAGATTCTGCATTGCGAAGTATAACACCTTCCTCTACTCCTGCGACTACACCCCTTTCGGCTGTAACGCCAACTTCGATTCCTTCATCTAATTCTCGGCGAGACATTGACACTTGTGCTACGGAAAAAAG aaattataaaggAAGTGGTAGTCCAGCAACTACCACAGCTACAAAAGCATTTTCAACATTTGCTAGTCCAAGTTCCGAACAACGATTGGCGGCAGAACGATTACGAGGTGTTGCTATGGTTGTCTGTCACGACTGTCGCATCATGGtgatacaaattattaaaagttcGAGGACAACTCGAGCTACGATACGCAACAATGTTATCTCTCGTCTTACTTTGAGTCTCTCACCTGCATAtgtttaa
- the LOC124423972 gene encoding protein spire isoform X1, with product MTTMEVNSISGEESSEASDEEAKSEIGMSEKSNKTSLCKLDEKGRLNLQNILSSFNGPVGEEQAWALCYQAAKTLSSLPKNKCYKLSKLSQIFLHKDGNVFIDTKCSVVSEQKAVYYLGTIVFKALDFGSKKGEERTLPPALEKLVTLMTNSDQDSKTETDTERLQETDDEGIERDSGEMDIDEFVMEETDSSYEGNSSTCSLKHVLNLCTIHMETTTEVAEMHYRAVIRAYVAEALELSQFLKKVATNRLHESEKTSLTVDNAKHGSTSLHELDTLGFNDWTDIRIWRAIQARFWVQVISELRKGVKLKKVEANLQSRGQGQRRGAEFELTPYEILMDDIRERRYRLKKTPSPTPYSKKDVHAIILEFIRSRPPLKKASERQLPPLRKECTLRELLMESIKKPPKPLRSSRDRWQVPTVEERARSNEQSSDSNNVKENGSPTIPKPARRDSDGLNTRRTRKVIPVDFDLKLDAEDEDDEDYNDELNVARFEEEDEAYDYPFENRDIPNDNKDHDYERDDDDADSANPWKKTGGLRLTRNEYHRFCDTQLESYDLATQCPSRRASARKHAARRNIALTSFTGTTSLPHSRPQSRQHASVTGSTLSQGTSPYISLSPSPNLSPQPRARQPRRSNTVVEGKDNIEDRNVDWQEDNTQKPTLGDMFFDERLSLTLEEIVHIRSVLTKAELESLPVEGQVKEDVEKRRVCFLCLKTRFGLLGPWGQRCRLCERTVCVKCYSKMRIPTEHFAHVPVVLLSPGLLLSPSSSEPDTSGKNSWLRGTGAVGSAPASPASRRKDSALRSITPSSTPATTPLSAVTPTSIPSSNSRRDIDTCATEKRNYKGSGSPATTTATKAFSTFASPSSEQRLAAERLRGVAMVVCHDCRIMVIQIIKSSRTTRATIRNNVISRLTLSLSPAYV from the exons ATGACAACCATGGAGGTAAATTCAATATCTGGTGAGGAAAGTAGTGAGGCTTCAGATGAAGAAGCAAAATCAGAAATTGGAATGTCTGAAAAATCAAACAAAACATCTTTATGCAAACTTGATGAAAAAGGCAGATTAAATCTTCAAAATATATTGTCATCTTTCAATGGTCCTGTCGGCGAAGAACAAGCATGGGCATTATGTTATCAAGCTGCTAAAACCTTATCTTCTCTtccaaaaaataaatgttataagcTGTCAAAATTATCACAAATATTTCTTCATAAAGATGGCAATGTTTTTATAG ATACAAAATGTTCAGTTGTCTCTGAACAAAAA gCAGTTTATTATCTGGGTACTATAGTTTTTAAAGCTCTTGATTTTGGCtctaaaaaaggagaagagagaacttTACCTCCTGCTTTGGAAAAGCTTGTTACACTAATGACAAATTCAGATCAAG ATTCTAAAACTGAGACAGATACAGAACGTTTACAAGAAACAGATGATGAAGGTATTGAGAGAGATTCTGGAGAAATGGATATAGACGAATTCGTTATGGAAGAAACTGATTCCTCTTATGAAGGAAATTCATCTACGTGTTCTTTAAAACATGTTTTGAAT ttATGTACCATACATATGGAGACTACAACCGAAGTAGCAGAGATGCATTATCGTGCTGTTATACGGGCATATGTAGCAGAAGCATTGGAATTAtctcaatttttaaaaaaagttGCAACAAACAGGCTTCACGAGAGCGAAAAAACATCACTTACTGTAGATAATGCAAAACATGGATCAACATCGTTACACGAGTTAGATACATTAGGTTTCAATGACTGG ACTGACATTAGGATTTGGAGAGCTATACAA GCAAGATTTTGGGTTCAAGTTATCAGCGAGTTAAGGAAAGgagttaaattgaaaaaagtagaagCCAATTTACAATCACGAGGACAGGGGCAGAGACGAGGTGCGGAGTTCGAATTAACACcttatgaaattttaatggATGATATACGGGAACGAAGGTATCGTCTGAAAAAGACACCATCGCCAACACCCTATTCAAAGAAGGACGTTCACGCTATTATCCTTGAATTTATTCGGAGTCGGCCGCCTTTGAAAAAG gcATCCGAGAGACAATTACCTCCCTTACGGAAGGAATGCACTCTTCGAGAATTGCTGATGGAGAGTATAAAAAAACCCCCGAAGCCTTTACGATCGTCACGAGACAGATGGCAAGTTCCTACGGTTGAAGAAAGGGCACGATCGAATG AACAGTCATCCGACAGTAATAATGTGAAAGAAAATGGGTCACCGACCATACCAAAGCCTGCTCGTAGAGATTCCGACGGTTTAAATACCAGACGGACTAGAAAAGTGATCCCCGTTGATTTCGATTTAAAG TTAGATGCGGAAGATGAAGACGATgaggattataatgatgaaCTGAACGTAGCAAGATTCGAGGAAGAAGACGAGGCCTATGATTACCCATTTGAAAATCGTGATATtccaaacgataataaggatcatGATTACGaaagagacgacgacgatgcgGATTCAGCGAATCCTTGGAAAAAAACTGGTGGTCTTCGACTTACAAGAAACGAGTATCATCGTTTCTGCGATACTCAACTGGAAT CATACGATCTTGCGACTCAATGCCCATCTAGAAGGGCTTCGGCAAGAAAACACGCAGCTAGGCGTAATATAGCTCTTACATCTTTTACTGGAACAACATCTCTTCCTCATTCAAGACCTCAAAGCCGGCAACACGCAAGCGTAACAGGATCTACTTTGAGCCAAGGCACTAGTCCATATATTAGTCTCAGTCCAAGTCCAAATCTTAGTCCTCAGCCTAGAGCGAGGCAGCCCCGGAGATCGAATACGGTTGTTGAAGGCAAAGATAATATCGAGGATCGGAACGTTGATTGGCAAGAAGATAATACTCag aaacCTACCTTAGGTGATATGTTTTTTGATGAAAGACTTTCATTAACGCTAGAAGAAATCGTACATATTCGTAGCGTATTGACTAAGGCCGAATTGGAATCATTGCCTGTCGAGGGTCAAGTGAAAGAAGACGTAGAGAAAAGACGTGTTTGTTTCTTGTGTCTGAAAACAAGATTTGGTTTATTAGGGCCATGGGGTCAGCGTTGTCGACTTTGCGAAAGAACAGTCTGCGTGAAATGTTACTCTAAA atGCGGATTCCAACCGAACATTTTGCTCATGTTCCGGTGGTATTATTGTCTCCTGGTTTATTGTTATCGCCGTCATCTTCTGAACCAGATACAAGTGGAAAAAATTCTTGGTTAAGAGGTACAGGAGCAGTTGGTTCAGCGCCAGCTTCACCAGCTTCTAGACGTAAAGATTCTGCATTGCGAAGTATAACACCTTCCTCTACTCCTGCGACTACACCCCTTTCGGCTGTAACGCCAACTTCGATTCCTTCATCTAATTCTCGGCGAGACATTGACACTTGTGCTACGGAAAAAAG aaattataaaggAAGTGGTAGTCCAGCAACTACCACAGCTACAAAAGCATTTTCAACATTTGCTAGTCCAAGTTCCGAACAACGATTGGCGGCAGAACGATTACGAGGTGTTGCTATGGTTGTCTGTCACGACTGTCGCATCATGGtgatacaaattattaaaagttcGAGGACAACTCGAGCTACGATACGCAACAATGTTATCTCTCGTCTTACTTTGAGTCTCTCACCTGCATAtgtttaa
- the LOC124423975 gene encoding uncharacterized protein LOC124423975, whose product MIISDISKRERTRERVMLLAVGGESRRIVLGEVPPIQPEQEQEPAQDVAAQWLQSDDQTTTTTTTNTTKTNRSTPGLVPVPQPRQRIGKFENRVPGNRNRKSRRRRITADV is encoded by the exons ATGATAATAAGCGATATAtccaagagagaaaggactagagagagagtgatgtTACTCGCTGTGGGTGGCGAATCACGTAGGATAGTGTTAGGTGAAGTGCCACCGATTCAACCGGAACAGGAACAAGAACCTGCTCAGGATGTTGCGGCTCAATGGTTGCAGTCTGATGATCAAACTACCACCACCACGACGACGAACACGACAAAAACTAATCGGAGTACTCCTGGTCTTGTTCCGGTACCACAACCACGGCAAAGGATTGGAAAATTTGAGAATCGCGTGCCAGGAAATAGGAATCGTAAGTCGCGTAGAAGACGAATTACGGCAG acgTTTGA